A single region of the Desmonostoc muscorum LEGE 12446 genome encodes:
- a CDS encoding plasmid mobilization protein produces the protein MTNASIMRQKRSHRIDIRLTLAEYEKAQLMADENNLTMSELFRAKTLKNRLPRRVTKVAGQTYWELGKIGNNLNQIAKAINTSVLMGEPVVVDRALLSQVRDLVKQVRREIAEIDLITDLQDEA, from the coding sequence ATGACTAATGCATCAATAATGCGACAAAAACGCTCACACAGGATAGACATTAGACTGACTTTGGCAGAATACGAGAAAGCACAGCTAATGGCAGATGAAAATAATCTCACTATGAGTGAGTTGTTTCGTGCCAAGACTCTGAAAAATAGATTGCCCAGGCGTGTCACCAAAGTAGCAGGCCAAACTTACTGGGAGTTGGGGAAAATAGGTAACAATCTCAACCAAATAGCTAAAGCAATCAATACTTCAGTACTCATGGGAGAACCTGTGGTTGTAGATAGAGCATTGTTGTCACAGGTAAGAGATTTGGTGAAACAGGTGCGCCGAGAGATTGCTGAAATTGATTTAATCACTGATTTACAAGATGAAGCATGA
- a CDS encoding mobilization protein, whose protein sequence is MAAIHFMDGEKGGVGKSLFARVMVQYCIDNKLPYELVEADQSNPDVGAFYPDNHKTAVFSESERKAYDADEIFNLALTTSVIVNLPAQVYPAVTDWIERNQILELTGKNKVKIYKWFVCSGGYDSVQLFMQSLERFENKIKHIFVRNYGLCDDWKHVDGRKNLQDLIKAHKVAVINFPKFSYRERDILDANQINFSAARDYGELGVLGKQRLHNFLKKASEEIEKAKIWNLPTASITAPTEKVDDANVNGKFATKK, encoded by the coding sequence ATGGCAGCAATTCACTTCATGGATGGTGAAAAAGGTGGAGTTGGCAAATCTTTGTTTGCACGGGTTATGGTGCAATACTGCATTGACAATAAACTCCCTTATGAGTTGGTAGAAGCAGACCAAAGTAATCCAGATGTAGGCGCTTTTTATCCAGATAATCATAAAACAGCAGTTTTTAGCGAATCAGAGCGTAAAGCTTACGATGCTGATGAAATTTTTAATTTAGCGCTAACAACTTCTGTCATTGTCAATTTACCTGCTCAAGTATACCCAGCAGTAACTGATTGGATTGAGCGTAATCAAATCCTAGAACTTACTGGGAAAAATAAGGTCAAAATATATAAGTGGTTTGTTTGTAGTGGTGGATATGACAGCGTTCAATTATTTATGCAATCTCTCGAACGCTTTGAGAACAAGATTAAGCACATATTTGTACGCAATTATGGTTTATGCGATGACTGGAAACATGTAGATGGACGTAAGAATTTACAGGATTTAATCAAAGCTCATAAAGTAGCTGTCATCAATTTTCCCAAGTTCAGCTATCGAGAGCGGGATATCCTTGATGCCAATCAGATAAATTTTTCTGCGGCTAGAGATTATGGAGAGTTAGGTGTATTGGGTAAGCAGCGATTACACAATTTTCTCAAAAAAGCTTCTGAGGAAATTGAGAAAGCGAAAATTTGGAATCTTCCGACAGCTTCAATTACTGCCCCAACAGAAAAAGTTGATGATGCTAATGTCAACGGCAAGTTTGCTACCAAGAAGTAA
- a CDS encoding ParM/StbA family protein, with product MSNLIVSFDPGASLTKIVYELATEGKPHLMTMEPEMLKLPQSSIDAYMSSRKGLESPKPADEAWVSSPTDSDTQCTVVGFLARQFSASARLDKLKYETSIHKALAVIGAIAQHNKLPNRFSLSLTSLLPYGEYQNRQAFEQQLQSALKDFRFRGQRLRVKLERFECLPEGAGLAMIRQRQNGKEWFNAQTIAVLMFGHRNTSLLLFERGKMTAGYTNGLGFHQMVKRVIERTSGQDATALTSAIYAAGSDITTDNQAIRTLVKSREPKNLDYELQMIVNAIATAKAEYWSRLYDWLESTLPAVNEVILSGGAALYLEQELQECFQEISTYWGADLQQQVQEVFKDKSNDYYRTFREQEALSFRLIDAFGLFMRFRAQIEKVA from the coding sequence ATGTCAAACCTGATAGTCAGTTTTGACCCTGGTGCTTCCTTGACCAAGATTGTTTACGAACTAGCAACTGAAGGCAAACCACATTTGATGACAATGGAACCAGAGATGCTGAAGTTGCCTCAAAGTTCGATTGACGCTTATATGTCGAGTCGCAAGGGTCTTGAATCTCCTAAACCAGCAGATGAAGCCTGGGTGTCAAGTCCGACAGATAGTGATACACAATGTACAGTAGTTGGATTCCTCGCACGGCAGTTTTCAGCATCTGCCAGACTCGATAAGCTCAAGTACGAAACCTCAATTCACAAAGCCTTAGCGGTTATTGGTGCGATCGCTCAACATAACAAATTGCCTAACAGGTTTTCACTATCACTGACCTCACTACTACCCTATGGTGAATATCAAAATCGCCAAGCATTTGAGCAACAGTTGCAGTCTGCACTCAAGGATTTTAGGTTTCGGGGTCAAAGGTTGCGGGTGAAGCTGGAGAGATTCGAGTGTTTACCCGAAGGTGCGGGATTGGCAATGATTCGCCAACGCCAGAATGGTAAAGAATGGTTTAACGCTCAAACCATCGCAGTGCTAATGTTCGGGCATCGCAATACCAGCCTTCTATTATTTGAACGGGGCAAGATGACGGCGGGTTACACCAATGGGCTGGGCTTTCACCAAATGGTAAAGCGAGTAATTGAGCGCACATCGGGACAGGATGCCACTGCTTTGACCTCTGCCATCTATGCAGCTGGTTCAGATATCACGACTGATAACCAAGCAATTCGCACTCTGGTCAAAAGTAGAGAACCTAAAAATCTTGATTATGAATTGCAGATGATTGTTAATGCCATTGCTACTGCTAAAGCTGAGTATTGGTCTAGGCTTTACGATTGGCTGGAATCAACTTTACCTGCGGTGAACGAGGTGATTTTGAGTGGTGGCGCAGCATTGTACTTAGAGCAAGAGTTACAAGAGTGCTTTCAAGAAATTTCAACTTATTGGGGTGCTGACTTACAGCAACAGGTACAAGAAGTATTCAAGGATAAAAGTAATGATTATTACCGTACTTTCCGAGAGCAGGAAGCTTTGTCCTTTAGGTTGATTGATGCGTTTGGTTTGTTTATGCGGTTTAGAGCGCAAATTGAGAAGGTGGCATAA
- a CDS encoding DUF6753 family protein produces the protein MSNSHTEELDLDDEFLDSVAARGKGLSQIPYPTLLDLAIRGKDDSFKARVWEIVVQTGLDPDDPAFLMMIATGRLQVLLEDNPKEMEAMFDLWQTQLYDHLQTYEKAAVKGQQKAIAQAVTGLIRRTEFERAIHSVPSLIAAGILLLIAAGVGGLVSVGGMSWYQSSHLDPAGPRQLTQAQANALEWATSNEGKFAHNLMQWNQDLLSRDQNGQLTCAKDVKRLGVTLEIGASSRKASSGFCTLWTSPSNQRQFVSKPRQP, from the coding sequence ATGAGTAATTCTCACACTGAAGAACTCGATTTAGACGATGAGTTTTTGGATTCAGTAGCTGCTAGAGGCAAAGGACTGAGCCAAATTCCTTACCCAACTTTACTAGATTTAGCCATTCGAGGTAAAGATGATTCATTTAAAGCTAGGGTTTGGGAAATTGTAGTTCAAACCGGACTAGACCCTGATGACCCAGCATTTCTGATGATGATTGCTACTGGCAGGCTACAAGTGCTGTTGGAAGACAATCCCAAAGAAATGGAAGCAATGTTTGACCTATGGCAAACGCAGCTTTATGACCATCTCCAGACATATGAAAAGGCAGCAGTAAAAGGTCAACAAAAAGCGATCGCTCAGGCTGTAACAGGATTAATTAGGCGTACTGAATTTGAGCGTGCTATTCATTCGGTTCCCTCTTTAATTGCTGCGGGAATACTGCTATTAATTGCAGCTGGAGTAGGCGGACTAGTAAGTGTAGGTGGAATGTCCTGGTATCAATCTAGTCATCTAGATCCTGCTGGGCCACGCCAACTCACACAAGCCCAAGCCAATGCTTTGGAATGGGCAACCAGTAATGAAGGTAAGTTTGCTCACAACCTAATGCAATGGAATCAAGATTTGCTGAGTCGTGACCAAAACGGTCAACTTACTTGTGCTAAGGATGTTAAGCGTTTGGGGGTAACGCTAGAAATTGGAGCAAGTAGCAGAAAAGCCTCATCCGGGTTCTGCACGTTATGGACATCACCTAGCAATCAGCGCCAGTTTGTATCTAAACCGCGTCAACCTTGA